A window of the Bradyrhizobium ottawaense genome harbors these coding sequences:
- a CDS encoding HdeD family acid-resistance protein, producing the protein MTHPQDFGKDIEKMQAAVGATVKAHWKAFLFEGIVLAVLGFAAMIVPPLASLAVTIFLGWMFLLSGIAGLIVTFWARQMPGFWWSLFSAALAVLAGLVLLARPAQGILTLTIVVGAYFLAEGVTTIMYALEHRRELSERWSWLLVAGLVDILIAFLIISGLPGSAEWAIGLLVGINLVFGGASLIGMALAARKS; encoded by the coding sequence ATGACCCATCCCCAGGATTTTGGCAAAGACATCGAGAAAATGCAGGCAGCGGTCGGCGCGACGGTCAAGGCTCATTGGAAAGCCTTCCTGTTCGAAGGCATCGTGCTGGCGGTCCTTGGCTTCGCGGCGATGATCGTACCGCCGCTGGCGAGCCTCGCCGTCACCATCTTCCTCGGCTGGATGTTCCTGCTCAGCGGCATCGCCGGATTGATCGTCACGTTCTGGGCCCGCCAGATGCCGGGCTTCTGGTGGTCGCTGTTTTCGGCAGCGCTTGCCGTTCTCGCCGGCCTCGTCCTGCTAGCGCGACCGGCGCAGGGTATCCTGACGCTTACCATCGTCGTCGGCGCCTATTTCCTGGCCGAAGGCGTCACCACCATCATGTACGCGCTGGAACACCGCCGCGAATTGTCGGAGCGCTGGTCCTGGCTGCTGGTTGCCGGACTGGTGGATATCCTGATCGCATTCCTGATCATATCAGGCCTTCCCGGCTCGGCGGAATGGGCCATCGGCCTGCTGGTCGGGATCAATCTGGTGTTCGGCGGCGCATCGCTGATCGGCATGGCGCTCGCCGCGCGCAAATCCTGA
- a CDS encoding outer membrane protein — protein MKKFALGMLAAVAMTGSAVAADMAPRYTKAPPPAPIVVYNWTGCYIGGNIGGGWAKQDQFRIDQFGIGPAPANYGGETGSAFIGGGQVGCDYQFAGNWVVGIQVQGDWGSIKGSHALPAFPTFTMFDKTDFIGTVTGRIGYLFAPQLLGYVKGGGAWTRSSDFLQLPGGGLSEASGNWNASGWTVGGGLEWMFAPGWSVFGEYNYMDFGTRTVNFIAAPGLVPTGEHVSIKQTASTALVGVNYKFNWGGPVVAKY, from the coding sequence GTGAAGAAATTTGCTCTTGGAATGCTCGCTGCGGTCGCAATGACCGGTTCGGCCGTCGCGGCTGATATGGCACCCCGTTACACGAAGGCGCCGCCCCCGGCTCCGATCGTGGTCTACAATTGGACCGGCTGCTACATCGGCGGCAACATAGGTGGTGGTTGGGCCAAGCAGGATCAATTCCGTATCGACCAGTTCGGCATCGGGCCCGCACCGGCGAACTATGGCGGAGAAACCGGAAGCGCCTTCATTGGCGGCGGCCAGGTTGGCTGCGACTATCAGTTCGCGGGCAACTGGGTCGTCGGCATCCAGGTCCAGGGCGACTGGGGCAGCATTAAAGGCTCCCATGCCCTGCCGGCCTTCCCGACCTTCACCATGTTTGACAAGACCGACTTCATTGGGACGGTGACGGGCAGGATCGGTTACCTGTTTGCTCCGCAGCTTCTGGGTTACGTGAAGGGCGGCGGGGCTTGGACAAGAAGCTCGGACTTCCTACAGCTGCCGGGAGGTGGGCTTTCGGAAGCCTCAGGCAACTGGAATGCTAGTGGATGGACGGTTGGCGGCGGCCTGGAATGGATGTTCGCACCGGGCTGGTCCGTGTTCGGCGAATATAACTACATGGACTTTGGAACCAGAACGGTGAACTTCATCGCAGCGCCGGGACTGGTGCCGACTGGTGAGCACGTCAGCATCAAGCAAACAGCCTCGACCGCTCTGGTCGGCGTGAACTACAAGTTCAACTGGGGTGGCCCGGTCGTCGCGAAGTATTGA
- a CDS encoding PrsW family glutamic-type intramembrane protease, whose translation MLLLQALPTSIGAAAIAPALLVLWLVIAADERPGPPARVWLAFVLGAASISLLGIARAPFAAILAVPGNPWMTQALRSVFGVAAPEEIVKVLVIVVVSAVARRRTFADPMDTVVYGAAAGLGFAAYENLAYLVQHTDMWRSLAALRSVLTVPFHGALGIIAGAYIAIARAGTALGANRHHRDWARISSWSLVLFAPVALHAAFDFPLLTLQRNPDLDPTTRLLLGTASVIIGFSSIGFAVRLVRRVGRHHAPRTDIARERLSQLRRMWALLVAGGGAGFAGMAFLLTSIHHWFVNPERNVSLVLIPLGLTSILIGLALLAATTAIYIFGRNRIRTSSEGFSSAPKPG comes from the coding sequence ATGCTGCTGCTTCAGGCCCTCCCCACCTCGATCGGCGCCGCCGCCATCGCGCCGGCATTGCTGGTGCTATGGCTCGTGATTGCCGCGGACGAACGCCCCGGTCCGCCTGCGCGGGTGTGGCTGGCTTTTGTGCTCGGGGCCGCCAGCATTTCATTGCTGGGAATCGCGCGCGCCCCGTTTGCAGCGATTCTCGCCGTCCCCGGAAATCCCTGGATGACGCAGGCGCTGCGCTCGGTGTTCGGCGTAGCAGCGCCGGAAGAAATCGTGAAGGTGCTCGTGATCGTTGTGGTGTCGGCGGTGGCGCGACGGCGCACCTTCGCCGATCCGATGGACACCGTGGTCTATGGTGCCGCTGCGGGCCTCGGCTTCGCCGCCTACGAAAACCTCGCTTATCTGGTGCAGCATACCGACATGTGGCGATCGCTGGCCGCCTTACGTAGTGTGCTGACCGTGCCGTTCCATGGTGCGCTCGGCATCATCGCCGGCGCCTATATCGCGATCGCGCGCGCCGGGACCGCGCTCGGCGCAAATCGGCATCATCGCGACTGGGCGCGCATCTCGAGCTGGAGTCTCGTCCTGTTCGCGCCCGTCGCGCTGCATGCGGCGTTCGATTTTCCGCTGCTGACCCTGCAGAGGAATCCTGACCTCGATCCCACGACCCGGCTGCTGCTGGGAACAGCCAGCGTCATCATCGGGTTCAGCTCGATCGGATTTGCGGTACGGCTGGTGCGCCGCGTCGGCCGACACCACGCGCCGCGTACCGACATCGCGCGAGAACGGTTGAGCCAGTTGCGGCGGATGTGGGCGCTGCTGGTCGCAGGCGGCGGCGCGGGCTTTGCCGGCATGGCCTTTCTGCTGACCTCGATCCACCACTGGTTCGTCAACCCGGAGCGCAACGTCTCCCTGGTGCTGATCCCGCTCGGCCTCACCTCCATTCTGATCGGGCTCGCGCTGCTAGCGGCCACGACGGCGATCTATATTTTCGGCCGTAACCGGATCCGCACGTCGTCGGAGGGCTTTTCGTCCGCACCCAAACCCGGCTGA